Genomic window (Streptomyces cadmiisoli):
TCCTTCGAGCGGCGACGGGGGAACGAGGGCCGTACCCCCGCAGCCATCACAGCCCGCCTGTCACGCCGACGCGCGCGGCCGGACCCCATTGGCCGCAATCCGGTACCCGCGCGGGTGACACGGCCCGGCGGGAGAAGTGCCGCTCCGGTGCGGCCGGGGCCGTGTCGCGTTCCGCCGCCCGGGTACGCGGTCTGCACCCCCGAAGATCTGGAGCAAGAGATGCAGCGAGGCAGTGACCGGCTCAGCGTCCACCGGGACGATGAGATGAAGCACGAACTGCAGGGGCTGCTCAGGTCGGGCCATCCCACCCGCACGGAGGAGTGGTACGACCCCGAGCCCACCGCCGAGGACGACCCCCGGATCGCGGGCGGCCCGGTCATGCCGGGCTCCCTTCCGGAAGCCCGGTTCGAGCTGGCCCGCCTACTGGGCCGCAGCGCGTTCCCCGCGGGTCCGGGCGAGCTGATGACGGCGCTGCGGCGCAAGAACGCGCCCGACGCCCTGATCGAACCGCTGCGCCACCTGCCCCGTTCCGCGCGCTACGACAACGTCCAGGAGCTGGCGGAGGCCGTGACACGCAAGGGCGCGGGACGCCGGGAGGCGCGATGACGGCGGATTACGTGAGGGAGGTGATGACTCCGGGCGTGGTCGCCGTCCGCCCGGACGCCTCCGTGGCGGAGGCGGCACGGCTGATGCGCGCGCAGGACGTCGGTGACGTGGTCGTGGCCGACGGCGAGCAGGTGGTCGGCGTGCTGACCGACCGTGACATCGCCGTGCGTGCCGTGGCCGAGGGCCTCGATCCGTCGGGCGTGAGCGCGCGGTCGGTGTGCACACCGGACCCGGTCGTGGTGTCGCCGCAGGACCCGGTGTCCACGGCGGTCGCGCTGATGCGGGAGAAGGCCGTACGCAGACTGCCGGTGGTCGAGGACGGTCTCCCGGTGGGCGTCGTCAGCCTGGGCGACCTGGCGCTCGCGCAGGACCCGGACAGCGCACTCGCCGACATCAGCCGTGCCGCCCCGGACGAGAACGCGACAGCGCCCGGCCGCCGCGGTCCGGCGCGGGCCGGGTGACGGAGCGAGGCGGGCAGCGGATCCCGGAAGGAGGGTGAATCCGTGGCAGCCGATCGCCTCACGGCCGTCGCGCCGACGGGATCATTCACCCGGGTCCGGCCCGGAGCACGGGGCCGGACCCGGGGTCTGCCGGTCGGGCCGTGTCCCGGGCCGCCGCGGGCGCTCCGCGGGCCGGGTTCCCGGCCGCCTCAGGCGCTCGGGGTGCGGTCCGGGCCGGGGTCGGCCACGGCGGTGCCCCGTCCCCACTTGCCGACCGGGGTCCTCGGATCACCGCCGCACGCGGCCCGGCCCCGGGCGCCCTCGCGCGTTCGGCCGGAGGAGACGAACCGGCGCGGATTGCGGCGCAGGTACTCGCCCTCCAGCTGGGCCATGCGTTCGTTGTGGGCGCGCAGCGCGTCGTTCGAGCCGTACAGCAGAGTGTCGTGGCGCGTGCGGTGGATGGTCTCCAGCTCTCTCATGAGCTGCTGGTCGTCCAGCCGACCCGGTTCGACTCCGGTCATCTTGTCGCCCCGCTCGTCGTGGTCAGTGATGAGGTTCGGGTACCCGCTCGGCGGGCGGTGCCCCCGAGCGGCAATCGGGAGGGAGCCAGGAAACCCGCGTTCCTGAGTCCACTGTACGAAGATCCCGGCCCCCGGGCCTCCGCGTGCCGCCCGGCGCGACGTCCCGCAGGGCGGCTTTCCCTGCGGGAAGCGTGCTCGCGAGGCCGCCGCGACAGCGGGCGACGACCGTCGGACAGGCCCTAGCGGGACCGCTCCACCCGGCGTTCGTCCCACACCGGCTCCGAGGTCTCGCGGACCCGGCCGTCGCTGCCGAAGACCAGGTACCGGTCGAACGAGCGGGCGAACCAGCGGTCGTGCGTGACCGCGAGAACCGTGCCGTCGAACGCCTCCAGCCCCTCCTGGAGGGCTTCGGCGGACTCCAGGTCGAGGTTGTCCGTCGGCTCGTCCAGCAGCAGCGCGGTGACACCCTCCAGCTCCAGCAGGAGGATCTGGAAGCGGGCCTGCTGGCCCCCGGAGAGCCGATCGAAACTCCGTTCGGCCTGGCCGGTGAGTTCGTAGCGGCGCAGCCGGGACATGGCGGCGCCCCGGTCCTGGGCGTGCTCCCGCCACAGGATGTCCAGCAGGGGCCGTCCGGCCAGCTCCGGATGCGCGTGCGTCTGGGCGAAGTGCCCGGGCACCACCCGCGCGCCCAGCTTCCACTGGCCGGTGTGCGCGACGTCGTCCCCGGCCAGCAGCCTGAGGAAGTGCGACTTGCCGGAGCCGTTGGAGCCGAGGACGGCGACCCGTTCGCCGTAGAAGACCTCCAGGTCGAAGGGTTTCATCAGGCCGGTGAGTTCCAGGGCCTGGCAGGTGACGGCGCGTACGCCGGTGCGCCCGCCCCTGAGCCGCATCCTGATGTCCTGCTCGCGCGGCGGCTCGGGCGGCGGTCCGGCCTCCTCGAACTTGCGCAGCCGGGTCTGCGCCGCCTGGTAGCGGGACGCCATCTCGTGGCTGACGGCGGCGGCCTGACGCAGGTTCAGCACGAGCTTCTTCAGCTGGGCGTGCTTCTCGTCCCAGCGTCGGCGCAGCTCCTCGAAGCGGGCGAAGCGTTCACGCCGTGCCTCGTGGTAGGTGGCGAAGCCGCCGCCGTGCACCCAGGCGTCGGCGCCGGCCGGGCCGGGCTCCACGGAGACGATCTTCTGGGCGGCGCGGGAGAGCAGCTCGCGGTCGTGGGAGACGAACAGGACCGTCTTGCGGGTCTCCGCCAGGCGTTCCTCCAGCCAGCGCTTGCCGGGGACGTCGAGGTAGTTGTCCGGCTCGTCGAGCAGCAGCACCTCGTCGGTGCCGCGCAGCAGCGCCTCCAGGACCAGCCGCTTCTGCTCGCCGCCGGACAGGGTCCGCACCTGCCGCCACTGCGCCTTGTCGTACGGCATCCCGAGCGCGGCCGTGGTGCACATGTCCCACAGGGTCTCCGCCTCGTAGCCGCGTACCTCGGCCCAGTCGGCGAGCGCCTGCGCGTACGCCAGCTGGGCGGCCTCGTCGTCGACGGTCATGATGGCGTGCTCGGCCGCGTCGACGGCGGCGGCGGCCTCACGGATGCGCGGCGGGGCGACGGACACCAGCAGGTCGCGCACGGTCGTCTCGTCCCGTACGGAGCCGACGAACTGCCGCATCACACCGAGGCCGCCACTGACCGTGACGGTGCCGCCGTGCGGCTTCAGCTCGCCCGAGATCAGCCGGAGCAGGGTCGTCTTGCCGGCACCGTTGGGGCCCACGAGGGCGACCACGGCCCCTTCGCCCACCCGGAAGGACACGTCGCCGAGCAGCGTCCGTGCGTCGGGGAGGTGGTACTCGAGGTGCGCGGCTTCCAGATGTCCCATGGGGTCGCATTGTGCGGGCCCCGCGCGACCTGCGGCAAACGCATATCACGCCGTCCCCGTCCCGTCCGCCGCCCACCCGTCCGTCGGACGGGGTCCGGCCGGGACGGACGAGCAGCAGGCGCGTCGAGGTCCTGCGGGTACCGGTCACCGCCGATCGGACAGGAAACAGCCACTTGAGGGTACCCACACCTACATGAGCCCAGATGTCGACCTCACCGCCCTGTATCCCGGCCGTCATGCCGTGCGCGACCGGCTGCTCGCCTGGGACAGCCGTCTGTTCGAGTTCGCCGCGGCGCGTGACTGGCCGGCCGCCGAGCCCGTCCTGCCGCGGCTGAGCCGGAGCGCCAACCACGGTGTGCTGTGGTTCGCGACGGCGGGACTGATCGCCGCGAGCCGCACCCCGCGGGCCCGCCGGGCCGCCGTGCGGGGGATCGCGTCGCTGGCCCTGGCGTCGGCCGCCATCAACACCGTCGGCAAGCGCAGTGTGCGCCGGCCCCGGCCGGTCCTCGACACCGTGCCGAGGGTGCGGCAGCTGAAGCGCCAGCCGGTCACCACATCGTTCCCGTCCGGCCACTCCGCCTCCGCGGCGGCCTTCGCGGCCGGGGTGGCGCTGGAGTCCCCCGCCTGGGGTTCCGTCGTGGCCCCGGTCGCCTTCTCCGTGGCGATGTCGCGCGTCTACACCGGCGTCCACTTCCCGAGCGACGTCCTGGCGGGCGCCGCGCTCGGGGTGGGCGCGGCGTTCGTCGTGCGGGCACTGGTGCCGAGCCGGTCGCAGACCGCGCCGCCCGCCCGGGCACGGGCCGAGGCGCCGCCGCTGCCGGAGGGCGAGGGCCTGGTCGTCGTGGCCAACACGGCGGCGGGCAGCGCGGACCGGGTGCGGGCGCTGCGGGACGCGCTGCCGCGGGCGGAGATCGTCGAGTGCGCGCCCCAGGACATGCGTGAGGAACTGGAGAAGGCGGCGGCCCGCGCCGAGGCGCTGGGTGTGTGCGGCGGCGACGGCACGGTGAACACGGCCGCCGGGATCGCTCTGCGCCGGGGTCTGCCGCTCGCGGTGCTGCCCGGCGGCACGCTGAACCACTTCGCGTACGACCTGGGGGTGGAGGACGTGCGGGCGCTGAGCCGCGCGGTCAGCCGGGGCGACGCGATGCGGGTGGACGTGGGCCGGTTCACCAGCGGAGAGAAGCGGGGCGTCTTCCTCAACACGTGCAGCCTGGGTGTCTATCCGGAGCTGGTGCGCGAGCGGGACCGCTGGGCGCACCGGATCGGCGGCTGGCCGGCCGGGGTGCTGGCGGCGCTGCGCGTGCTGCGCGCGGACCGGCATCCGCTGGAGGTCGAACTCGGCGGCCGGTCGCATCCGCTGTGGCTGCTGTTCGCCGGGAACGGCACCTACCACCGGCTGGGTCTGGCGCCGGCCCGCCGGCTCGACCTCGCCGACGGGCGGCTCGACGTGCGGGTGGTGCACGGCGGCCGCAGGCCGGCCGTGCGGCTGCTGGCCGCCGCTCTGGCGGGCCCGCTGACCCGCTCCCCGGCGCACGCGGCGGTCCAGGTGAGCACGTTGCGGCTGAAGGGCGTCGAACCGGGCACGCTCCTCGCCTACGACGGCGAGGTGACCGAGGTGGCGGGCGACGTCACGTTGGAGAAGCAGGCCGAAGCGCTGGTCGTGTACCGGCCGGGCCCCGATGACTGACGAGGTATCTGCCCGCATCGCGGAACGATCTGTCTCAGCATGCGGTTGGTGCGTACGGTGAGGGAGGACGTGAACCCGTACGACGAGAAAGAGGTACCGCCATGCCGCAAGCGCGGGAGACCGCCGTCTACACGCACGGGCACCACGAGTCCGTGCTCCGTTCGCACACCTGGCGGACCGCGGCCAACTCAGCGGCGTACCTCCTCGGCTCGCTCGAGCCCGACATGCGGATCCTGGACATCGGCTGCGGGCCCGGCACCATCACCGCCGACCTGGCCGCGCTGGTCCCGCACGGCCGGGTCACCGGTGTCGACCGCGCGCCGGACATCCTGGACCGGGCGCGGGCCACCGCGGCCGAACGCGGGCTGACGAACGTCGACTTCGCGGTCGGCGACGTGCACGCCCTGGACTTCCCCGACGGCACGTTCGATGTGGTCCACGCGCACCAGGTGCTCCAGCACGTCGGCGATCCCGTGCGGGCGCTGCGCGAGATGCGGCGGGTGGCGGCACCGGGCGGCCTCGTCGCCGTCCGCGACTCGGACTACGCGGCGATGACCTGGTACCCCGCGACACCCGGGCTGGACGACTGGCGCGACCTCTACGACCGGGTGGCCCGCGCCAACGGCGGTGAGCCGGACGCCGGACGACGGCTGAAGTCCTGGGCGCTGGAGGCGGGCCTGACCGACATCACGGCCACCTCCGGCACCTGGACCTTCTCGACGCCGCAGGAGCGGGCCTGGTGGAGCGATCTGTGGGCGGAGCGCACCCTGGCGTCCGCCTACGCGGAGCGGGCCGTGCAGGGCGGCCACGCGACCGACGGGCAGCTGCGCGCGGTGTCCCGGGCCTGGCGGGAGTGGGGCACGCACGACGACGGCTGGTTCAGCGTTCTGCACGGAGAAATTCTCTGCCGCAAGGAAGTCTGAAATTCAGCTTTCGGGAAACTCGCACGGCAGGAGGTTCACATTATGGTTCCGATCCTGCTCGTATTGCTTCTCGCATTGATTCTCTTCGGCGCCGGATTCGCCGTCGAGTTGCTCTGGTGGATTGCTGTGGTGGTCCTGGTCGTGTGGCTTCTGGGATTCCTGCTGCGCGGTACGACGGCGGCCGGATCCAGGGGGCGCTGGTACCGGTGGTGAACAAGCCCGGGAATTCGTTCCCGGGGCAGTAGCGAGCCCAGCGGCCCGAGGCCCGGATTCAGGTCCTCGGGCCGCGGCCCGTAGCGCGTCCGATCACCGTCACGGTTTCTCCCCCGCGAAGGAATAGGCGGCCCAGGGACCGGTCAGCTCCACCCGGATTCCCGGCGCCTCGCCCTTCGTCCGGTCGACGATTTCCACGAACTCCTCCGACTGGACGCGTGGCACCAGATAAGCGGAATTCAGTACATTGCGCTCCGAGGGGCCGGACAGTGCCGGATTCTGCGGAGTGTGCAATCGTGAGTCCTCGGCGTGTGCGGCAAGCTTCTCGTGCAGCCGGGCGGCGTACTCCTCCGCCTGCCGTGGACCGTCCTCGTGCTCCCCGGCACGGCGGCGCAGCCGGTCCCGTCCCGGCACGGCCGTCCCGGGCGGCGGCTCGTTCTCGGCGGTGTCCTCGGGAGCGGATTCGACGTACACCTTCACACCCCATTCCACCCGCCCCTCCAGACGGTCGAGGGTGCGCCGGAAGTCCCCCTCCCGGGCCTCCAGCATCGTCCGTACGCCGCTGTCGTCGCGGAAGACGGTGGCCAGCCTCAACGGCAGGGGCGTGGTGACCGTCGTCAGCGCGTCGATCACGCCCTGGTGGGCCCGCGCGGTGGCGGTGAGCCACTCGCCGTCCTCCAGATGCGCCCGCAGCGGCTCCTCCGCGAATTCGCCCTCGGGCACCGCGCTCACCACGGCGACCAGATCGCCGTGGTGGAGCAGCTTGGGCGGGGCGCCCGCCACTCCGGTCAGCTGGGACTGCAGCGCAGCGCCGAAAGGGCGGCACACGGCGTACACGTACCGCAGTCCGGTCATGAAGCCTCCTCCTGAGTGCGGCCGGCCGCGGGTTCCGCCGGCCGCGCGCGCAACCCGGCGTTCTCCCGGTCCGGTTCCGAGCGCCGGGCACGCGACGACAGGCCCGGTTCGTCCTCCCACCAGTCGATGCCCATCTCCTTCGCCTTGTCCACCGACGCGACGATCAGCCGCGGCTCGATGGTGAGCGGTTCGATGTCGAGCAGGTCGACGTCGAGCGGGTCGATCCGCGTGTCGCCCGCGACGACGACGCCCTTGTCGGGCACGCGCTCCAGGAGGTCGGCGCCCCGTCGTGGCCGTAGGGGTCGGACAACCGGCTGGGCGACGTCATCGGCGGCTCCCGGCGGTGTGGTCGTCCCGGTACTCGTCCTCGGTGTCCTTCTCCGCTTCGCGCTCGTCCGCTCCTCGGGTTTCCTCCACCTCATATTCTTCTTCGGATTCCTCGTCCTCGCCGTACGCCTCGGGTTCCCCCTCTTCCCCGTATTCCTCGTCGTACTCACCGTGGTCGTCGTGGTCGTCGTGGTCGTCGTGCTCGTCCCGGTCGCCGGCCTCCCGGTCGTCGGCCTCCTCCTGCTCGGCGGCCTCCTCCTCGGCGACGGCGTCCTCGTGCCCGAGCACGACCTCGCCGTCGTGGATCTCACCGCGCCAGCCCTCCTCCGCCTCGCCGCGGAGCGTGATGTGGCGGGCGTAGTTCTTCAGGTCGAGCCGGGCGCGGCGGCCCTGGGCGCGCCAGAGGTTGCCGGTCTTCTCGAACAGGCCCTTGGGGTAGTACTCGATGACCAGCAGGACGCGGGTCAGGTTGTCGGCGAGCCGGTGGAAGGAGACGACGCCCTTCGTCGTTCCCTTGGCGCCCTCGGAGGTCCACACGATCCGGTCGTCGGGCACCTGCTCGGTGGTGCGGGCCTTCCAGCTGCGGTTGGACCAGAAGACCTTCAGCTGCCAGTCCGAGGACGTGTCGTCGGCGCGCGAGGCGCTCTTGACTCCCTTGGCGAAGGTGCTGAAGTCCTGGTAGCGGGTCCACTGGTCGTAGGCGGTGCGCAACGGCACGCCCACGTCGATGTACTCCATGATCACGGTCGGCCGGTGCCCGGAGCCGCCCTTGCCGCCGCCCTTGCCGCCGAACAGGTTCTTCACCGCGCCCATCACGTTGTCCTTGACGCGCGAGGCGCCGAGTTCCAGCGCGGTGCGCAGCGGGCTCTTGCCCTCGGCGAGCTTGCGGCCGCCGTCCAGGGCGAGCCGGGCGAAGCCGGGGCTGCCGCCGTCGGCGATGTCGTTGAGCTTGACCGTGGTCTCGCCGAGCTTGCGGCCGAGGTCGGTCAGCAGACGGGTGGCCTGCGCCGCCAGGTACTCCTGCGCCTCCGCCTTCAGCCGGTCGGCGGCCTCGCTGTGGGCCACCTCGGTGAGCGGGTTGGAATGCCGGTCGGCCACGGAGGCCGCCGATCCGATCGTGTCGGTCATCGCTCGTCGCCTCCCTTCGGGGTGCGGCCGGACGCCCGTGCGGGCGTCGTACGGCGGGCCGCGGTCTTGGCGGAGGCCGTCCCGGCCGAGGCGGCCCTGGCGGACGCCGTCCTGCGCGCGGCCGTCCGCTCGGCCGCCGTCTTCTTCTTGGCGGGCGCCTTGCCTCCGGGTGCCTGGCCGGCCGCCTTCTTCGCAGGGGCCTTCTTCACGGCGGCCTTCTTCGCGACGGCCTTCTTCGCGGGCGCCGCCCGTCCCGGCGCCGACCGTCCCGGCTCCGACCGTGCGGACTCCCGCTCGGCCCCGGCGTCCCGCTCCGCCGTCCCCGGCTGGTCGTCCCCGTACCGCCGCTGACGGTCCTCGTCGGCGTGGTCCAGGCGGTCCTCGTCGTCGTAGCGGCCGTCGGCCTGTCCGGGCACCACGCCGCCGAGCCGGTCGCGGACCCCGGCAGTGCGGTCGTGCAGACGGTCGGCGAGCGTGTCGAGCTGCCGCTCGACCAGCGCGCCCGTCGCCGCGCCGCCCACGCCGCGCAGGTCCTGGCGCAGTTGGTCCCCGATCTCCTTGAACTGCGGATTGTTCGCCAGTTGCCCGGAGACCAGCTCCGCGAGCGCCCGCGGGCTCAGCTGCATGCGCCGGCCGGCCACGAGCGTGCCGACGGCGAACGCCAGTCTCAGTTTCCTCGTGCGTCCGAGGACGTATCCGGCCCCTACCGCGAGGCCCAGTCCCACTCGGTTCATCGTGTCGTCCCGTCGTTCGTCACCACGGCCGTCGCAGCCGGGCCGCCGCACAGCCGGTCTGCTGTGCCGGGACCACGGTCGTGCCGACCGCTCCTCGTCGTGAGTCGTGTCGATCCGTTCTGTTGTGCTGCTCCGGTGTGCTGTGCTGCTCCGGTGTGTTGTGCTGCCGCGGTCCGTCGGTCCGCCGCCGGTCCGCCGCGTCGTCCCGGGTCCGTCCGCCCGTGCGCGACGCGTCAGGCCCGCGCACGGGTGGCACAGGTGTCACTTGCGCAACCCTTCGAGCCGGCGCCGGGCCGGCCCCAGGGCTCGGGCCCGGCCCAGTACGCCGGACCAGGGTTCGGTGCCGGCCTGCTCCACGGCGTCGGCGATGGTCCATCGGCGCGGCCCGAAGTCCGGATCGTCCAGCTGGTCCCACGCGACCGGGACCGCCACCGGCGCGCCGGGCCGGGCACGCACGCTGAACGGGGCGACGGCGGTCTGCGCGTAGCCGTTGCGCCGCACGTCGAGGTAGAGCCGGTCGCCGCGGTCCTGCTTGCGGACGGCCGTGGTCAGCCGGTCGGGGTGGGCGGCGGCCAGGGTGTCCGCGACGTCGTGGGCGAACGCGCGCACCTCGTCGAAGTCGTGGCGCCCGTCGAGCGGCACGATCACGTGGACTCCGCGTGAGCCCGTCGTCATCAGGGCCGACGGCAGCCTCAGCCGGTCCAGCAGGTCGGCGAGCAGCCAGGCCGCCTCGCGCACCGGTGCGAAGGAGTCGCCCGCGGGGTCGAGGTCGAAGACCAGCCGGTCCGGCCGGTCGAGTTGGCCGGCCCGCGACAGCCAGCGGTGCAGCGTGACGCAGGCCTGGTCGGCGAGGTGGATCAGGGTGGCGGCGTCGTCGCACACGGTGTGCAGGACCGTGCCGCCCTGCTTGGGCACCTCGACCCGGTTGATCCCGTCCGGAGCGGAGTCCGGGGTGTTCTTCTGCATGAACGCCGGCCCGTCGAGGCCGTCCGGATGCCGCTCCAGCATCAGCGGCCGGCCGCGCAGATGGGGCAGCATGTGCGCGGCGACAGCCCGGTAGTAGTCGGCGAGGTCGCCCTTGGTGTACTCCTTGCCGTCCCCGTCCCCGTCCCCGTTCCCGGGGAAGAGGACCTTGTCCGGCCGGTGCACCTCGACCGTGCGCCGGCCGGCCCGCACGGCCCGGGCGTCGTCGCTCACCGCACGACCGCCTGTTCCACCAGCAGTTGCACGGCGGCGGCGATGGAGTCGGCGTCGATCCCCGCGGCGTGCAGTTGCTCGTCGGGGGCCGCCGAGCCCGGCATGGTGCGCACCGCGAGGCGGACGAACCGCGGCACGGGCCGCCCGTCCTGGAACGCCTCCAGCACCGCGCCGCCGAGGCCGCCCTCCGGATGGTGGTCCTCCACCGTCATCAGCAGTCCGGTGTCGTCGGCGGCCTGCCTCAGGGCGAACCGGTCGACGGGCTTGACCGAGTACAGGTCGATCACCCGGACCTGGATGCCCTCACGGCCGAGCGCTTCGGCGGCGGCCAGGGCCTCGGGCACGGTCACCCCGGCCGCGACGACCGTCACCCGGTCCTGTTCGGAGAAGCGCAGCACCTTGCTGCCGCCCACCGGGAACTCCTCGTCGGGGTCGTAGATCACCGCGTTCTTGCCGCGCGAGGTGCGCAGGTAGCGCACGCCGTCCAGGTCCGCCATGGCCGCCACGAGGTGGGCGGTCTGGTTGGCGTCGCACGGGTACAGCACGGTCGAGCCGTGCACCGCGCGGAACATGGCGAGGTCCTCCAGGCCCATCTGCGAGGGCCCGTCCTGCCCGATCGCCACGCCCGCGTGCGAGCCGACCAGATTGATCCCGGCGCCGCTGACCGAGGCCATCCGGACGAA
Coding sequences:
- a CDS encoding DUF6158 family protein; this translates as MTDHDERGDKMTGVEPGRLDDQQLMRELETIHRTRHDTLLYGSNDALRAHNERMAQLEGEYLRRNPRRFVSSGRTREGARGRAACGGDPRTPVGKWGRGTAVADPGPDRTPSA
- the ligD gene encoding non-homologous end-joining DNA ligase codes for the protein MSDDARAVRAGRRTVEVHRPDKVLFPGNGDGDGDGKEYTKGDLADYYRAVAAHMLPHLRGRPLMLERHPDGLDGPAFMQKNTPDSAPDGINRVEVPKQGGTVLHTVCDDAATLIHLADQACVTLHRWLSRAGQLDRPDRLVFDLDPAGDSFAPVREAAWLLADLLDRLRLPSALMTTGSRGVHVIVPLDGRHDFDEVRAFAHDVADTLAAAHPDRLTTAVRKQDRGDRLYLDVRRNGYAQTAVAPFSVRARPGAPVAVPVAWDQLDDPDFGPRRWTIADAVEQAGTEPWSGVLGRARALGPARRRLEGLRK
- a CDS encoding SRPBCC family protein, translated to MTDTIGSAASVADRHSNPLTEVAHSEAADRLKAEAQEYLAAQATRLLTDLGRKLGETTVKLNDIADGGSPGFARLALDGGRKLAEGKSPLRTALELGASRVKDNVMGAVKNLFGGKGGGKGGSGHRPTVIMEYIDVGVPLRTAYDQWTRYQDFSTFAKGVKSASRADDTSSDWQLKVFWSNRSWKARTTEQVPDDRIVWTSEGAKGTTKGVVSFHRLADNLTRVLLVIEYYPKGLFEKTGNLWRAQGRRARLDLKNYARHITLRGEAEEGWRGEIHDGEVVLGHEDAVAEEEAAEQEEADDREAGDRDEHDDHDDHDDHGEYDEEYGEEGEPEAYGEDEESEEEYEVEETRGADEREAEKDTEDEYRDDHTAGSRR
- a CDS encoding CBS domain-containing protein, which encodes MTADYVREVMTPGVVAVRPDASVAEAARLMRAQDVGDVVVADGEQVVGVLTDRDIAVRAVAEGLDPSGVSARSVCTPDPVVVSPQDPVSTAVALMREKAVRRLPVVEDGLPVGVVSLGDLALAQDPDSALADISRAAPDENATAPGRRGPARAG
- a CDS encoding class I SAM-dependent methyltransferase, translating into MPQARETAVYTHGHHESVLRSHTWRTAANSAAYLLGSLEPDMRILDIGCGPGTITADLAALVPHGRVTGVDRAPDILDRARATAAERGLTNVDFAVGDVHALDFPDGTFDVVHAHQVLQHVGDPVRALREMRRVAAPGGLVAVRDSDYAAMTWYPATPGLDDWRDLYDRVARANGGEPDAGRRLKSWALEAGLTDITATSGTWTFSTPQERAWWSDLWAERTLASAYAERAVQGGHATDGQLRAVSRAWREWGTHDDGWFSVLHGEILCRKEV
- a CDS encoding ATP-binding cassette domain-containing protein, whose protein sequence is MGHLEAAHLEYHLPDARTLLGDVSFRVGEGAVVALVGPNGAGKTTLLRLISGELKPHGGTVTVSGGLGVMRQFVGSVRDETTVRDLLVSVAPPRIREAAAAVDAAEHAIMTVDDEAAQLAYAQALADWAEVRGYEAETLWDMCTTAALGMPYDKAQWRQVRTLSGGEQKRLVLEALLRGTDEVLLLDEPDNYLDVPGKRWLEERLAETRKTVLFVSHDRELLSRAAQKIVSVEPGPAGADAWVHGGGFATYHEARRERFARFEELRRRWDEKHAQLKKLVLNLRQAAAVSHEMASRYQAAQTRLRKFEEAGPPPEPPREQDIRMRLRGGRTGVRAVTCQALELTGLMKPFDLEVFYGERVAVLGSNGSGKSHFLRLLAGDDVAHTGQWKLGARVVPGHFAQTHAHPELAGRPLLDILWREHAQDRGAAMSRLRRYELTGQAERSFDRLSGGQQARFQILLLELEGVTALLLDEPTDNLDLESAEALQEGLEAFDGTVLAVTHDRWFARSFDRYLVFGSDGRVRETSEPVWDERRVERSR
- a CDS encoding DNA primase, translated to MNRVGLGLAVGAGYVLGRTRKLRLAFAVGTLVAGRRMQLSPRALAELVSGQLANNPQFKEIGDQLRQDLRGVGGAATGALVERQLDTLADRLHDRTAGVRDRLGGVVPGQADGRYDDEDRLDHADEDRQRRYGDDQPGTAERDAGAERESARSEPGRSAPGRAAPAKKAVAKKAAVKKAPAKKAAGQAPGGKAPAKKKTAAERTAARRTASARAASAGTASAKTAARRTTPARASGRTPKGGDER
- a CDS encoding bifunctional phosphatase PAP2/diacylglycerol kinase family protein, with translation MSPDVDLTALYPGRHAVRDRLLAWDSRLFEFAAARDWPAAEPVLPRLSRSANHGVLWFATAGLIAASRTPRARRAAVRGIASLALASAAINTVGKRSVRRPRPVLDTVPRVRQLKRQPVTTSFPSGHSASAAAFAAGVALESPAWGSVVAPVAFSVAMSRVYTGVHFPSDVLAGAALGVGAAFVVRALVPSRSQTAPPARARAEAPPLPEGEGLVVVANTAAGSADRVRALRDALPRAEIVECAPQDMREELEKAAARAEALGVCGGDGTVNTAAGIALRRGLPLAVLPGGTLNHFAYDLGVEDVRALSRAVSRGDAMRVDVGRFTSGEKRGVFLNTCSLGVYPELVRERDRWAHRIGGWPAGVLAALRVLRADRHPLEVELGGRSHPLWLLFAGNGTYHRLGLAPARRLDLADGRLDVRVVHGGRRPAVRLLAAALAGPLTRSPAHAAVQVSTLRLKGVEPGTLLAYDGEVTEVAGDVTLEKQAEALVVYRPGPDD
- a CDS encoding GvpL/GvpF family gas vesicle protein, producing MTGLRYVYAVCRPFGAALQSQLTGVAGAPPKLLHHGDLVAVVSAVPEGEFAEEPLRAHLEDGEWLTATARAHQGVIDALTTVTTPLPLRLATVFRDDSGVRTMLEAREGDFRRTLDRLEGRVEWGVKVYVESAPEDTAENEPPPGTAVPGRDRLRRRAGEHEDGPRQAEEYAARLHEKLAAHAEDSRLHTPQNPALSGPSERNVLNSAYLVPRVQSEEFVEIVDRTKGEAPGIRVELTGPWAAYSFAGEKP
- a CDS encoding DUF2795 domain-containing protein, which codes for MQRGSDRLSVHRDDEMKHELQGLLRSGHPTRTEEWYDPEPTAEDDPRIAGGPVMPGSLPEARFELARLLGRSAFPAGPGELMTALRRKNAPDALIEPLRHLPRSARYDNVQELAEAVTRKGAGRREAR